Sequence from the Thermococcus sp. M36 genome:
TAGGTGTACGTTCAGTTTGCTCGCCTCTTAATGTTCTTAATAATAAATCGTTTTTAAGCATGTAGTTATTTCTGATTTACTGATGTATGATTGTATGATTGAAAGTAATGAATAGCCTGATTTAACAACAACTCTTTTGCTGATTCATTAGCTGTTTGAATAGTATTAGCTGAAAAGTTTTTTATTTCGGCAGCAGTTGTATTGCCGATAGCAAATAAAACAGTATTGGTTGCTACTCTATTATTTGAAAAAAAACTTCTTACTGCACTGGGGCTGAAAAACAGAATA
This genomic interval carries:
- a CDS encoding uroporphyrinogen-III synthase; the protein is MDKTYNGILFFSPSAVRSFFSNNRVATNTVLFAIGNTTAAEIKNFSANTIQTANESAKELLLNQAIHYFQSYNHTSVNQK